Genomic DNA from Sphingobium sp. V4:
TTCAAGGTAACGCCCTGCATTCGCCTCCTGCCCGATAGCCGCCCCATATGGAGCCCCGATCCACCGGATATGAAGGACAGTGGTTAAGAAAATATCAGCAACCGGCGGGATCGGCGCTATTTTTTGCGACGCAATATAAGATAGATGGCGCCGTCGCCGCCATGGCGCGGATGGGCGATCCGGACGCTGGCAATACGGTCCGCATAGGGGCTGGTTTCCAGCCAGTGGCCGATTTCTCCCCGGATGGCGCCGCGCCGTGCCGTGCCTGCTCCACCCGCATTTTTGGGTGGCTTTCCGGTTACGACCAACATGATGCGGGCATCCTGGGCCAGCGCCTGGGCCAGCGCCTGGTTAAGCCTGTTGTGCGCTGCGGCGAGACTGTGGCCGTGCAGGTCGATGCTCATTTCGGGGGTCAGGCTGCCGCTACGGATTCGGCGTTCCCAGCTTGAATCGAGCGTGGCGGCGGGCGTCGCGACGGGCTTGGCCGGGGTGGCGGGGCGGAGCGGCGGCGTTAACCCTATTTTCGGTGTCGGCGTGGGCGTGGCGACCGGCGCCGGCCGTCGCTGGCCCGGCCGCAGCGGCCGTACCGATCGTGTCAGCGCGTCCCAGAGCGCCTCTTCATCGATTGTGAGACGGCGCCGGACCATGGCCCGACCGTCAGGGGCGCGCGAGCCGCGCCGCCGATCCGATCGGCAGCAGGATGAGGGCGCTGCCCCGCGCCGACATGCCCCCGGCGATACCGCGCGCCCGCGCGCCTGCGCCCCAGAAGCTGTCAAAGCGGTTGGCGCCCTTGATCGCCCCGCCCGTATCCTGCGCGATCCAGATGCCATTGGGTTCGGCCCGGTCGAGCGAGAGCAGCACCGGTGCGCCCAGCGGAATGAATTTCGGGTCGGCCGCGACTGTCGCTTCCGGCGTCACCGGCACGCCGAGCGCGCCCAGTGGCCCGGCGCCG
This window encodes:
- a CDS encoding Smr/MutS family protein; the encoded protein is MVRRRLTIDEEALWDALTRSVRPLRPGQRRPAPVATPTPTPKIGLTPPLRPATPAKPVATPAATLDSSWERRIRSGSLTPEMSIDLHGHSLAAAHNRLNQALAQALAQDARIMLVVTGKPPKNAGGAGTARRGAIRGEIGHWLETSPYADRIASVRIAHPRHGGDGAIYLILRRKK